A genomic stretch from Lathyrus oleraceus cultivar Zhongwan6 chromosome 2, CAAS_Psat_ZW6_1.0, whole genome shotgun sequence includes:
- the LOC127122778 gene encoding uncharacterized protein LOC127122778 encodes MIRDKMKISQSRQKSYHDKRRKDLEFQEGDHVFLRVTPMTGVGRALKAKKLTPRFTGPYQITSRMGKVAYRVALPPNLSNLHDVFHVSQLRKYIPDPSHVIQMDDIQVRDNLTVETMPLRIEGRETKSLRGKEIYLVKVVWIGAVRESTTWELENRMRDSYPELFE; translated from the coding sequence ATGATTCGAGATAAGATGAAGATTTCTCAAAGTAGgcaaaagagttatcatgataagaggagaaaggatTTGGAATTTCAAGAGGGTGATCATGTGTTTCTAAGAGTCACACCTATGACCGGTGTTGGACGAGCATTGAAAGCTAAGAAGTTGACTCCTCGTTTCACTGGACCGTATCAAATTACGAGTAGAATGGGAAAAGTTGCTTATAGAGTGGCATTACCGCCAAACCTCTCGAATTTGCATGAcgtgttccatgtgtctcaacTTAGGAAGTATATTCCGGATCCGTCTCATGTGATTCAAATGGATGATATTCAAGTGCGCGATAACCTTACGGTTGAGACGATGCCTTTGAGGATCGAAGGTCGTGAGACGAAGTCCCTACGGGGAAAGGAAATTTATTTGGTGAAGGTTGTTTGGATTGGTGCAGTCAGAGAAAGCACGACATGGGAATTGGAGAACAGGATGCGCGACTCCTACCCCGAGTTATTCGAATGA